One genomic window of Halovivax cerinus includes the following:
- the gyrA gene encoding DNA gyrase subunit A, with amino-acid sequence MSSEAPDPSDVEARTVETVRIEDEMEQSYIDYAMSVIAGRALPDVRDGLKPVHRRILYAMHEMGVTSGSSHRKSSSVVGETMGDYHPHGDSPIYDALVRMAQDFSMRYPLVDGQGNFGSMDGDPPAAPRYTEARMAPIAEELLTDIEKDTIDFQANYDDRLQEPTVLPSAFPNLLVNGSSGIAVGMSTNIPPHNLGEVIDATIELIENPEATVEDLMEHVKGPDFPTGANIVGRDAIYSAYKTGRGRIRVRAEFEVEEWKTDRDRIVITEIPYQQNKAKLVERIADDVNEGVIEGISDLRDESDRNGVRIVVELKRGANTEIVENQLLENHLEKTFGVINLALVDGQPQVLTLKETLEEYISHRREVVRRRSEHDLAEAEERAHILEGRLKALDMIDDVVELIRNSENRDEARSGLETEFGFSEMQAAHIVRMQLGSLTNMEAAEIQEEYEAVQDEIEYLTEILENESRLLEVITDELEAITDEYDDDRRTSIIEDVGTVTHEDLIPEEEVFIVMTEDDYVKRMPASNFDPQGRGGKGIIGCDVKEGDRVTTVFQANTHDYLLCFTNQGQVYQLKAYEIPEMSRTARGKSAVNILDLDPGEELTAIVDTDAFGDDEYVTMVTRDGYVKRTRGDEFDNILTTGIIAASLEEGDELVDVEVTDGTNDLVIGTERGMTIRFDETEARAMGRNARGVNGIDLEEGDAVAGLVATDGDAGRALLTVTENGYGKRTLLSEYRTQSRYGKGLIDIKTNDRNGPVTALKAVTPDDHLVIMSERGQIMRTRAGEISTVGRNTMGVTVMDVDSDDAVASVDVLPVTDAADAADE; translated from the coding sequence ATGAGTTCTGAAGCCCCTGATCCGAGCGACGTCGAGGCGCGGACGGTCGAGACCGTTCGGATCGAAGACGAGATGGAGCAAAGTTACATCGACTACGCGATGAGCGTCATCGCCGGACGCGCCCTGCCGGACGTGCGAGACGGGTTGAAGCCCGTCCACCGACGCATCCTGTACGCGATGCACGAGATGGGCGTCACCAGCGGGTCGAGCCACCGCAAGTCCTCGTCCGTGGTGGGCGAGACGATGGGTGATTACCACCCACACGGTGACAGTCCGATCTACGACGCGCTGGTGCGGATGGCCCAGGACTTCTCGATGCGCTACCCGCTGGTCGACGGGCAGGGCAACTTCGGGTCGATGGACGGCGATCCGCCGGCCGCGCCGCGCTACACTGAGGCCCGGATGGCCCCCATCGCGGAGGAGTTGCTGACCGACATAGAGAAGGACACGATCGACTTCCAGGCGAACTACGACGATCGCCTGCAGGAACCCACGGTTCTTCCCTCGGCGTTCCCTAATCTGCTCGTCAACGGCTCGTCGGGAATCGCCGTCGGCATGTCGACGAACATCCCGCCACACAACCTTGGCGAGGTGATCGACGCGACGATCGAACTCATCGAGAACCCCGAGGCCACCGTCGAGGACCTCATGGAGCACGTCAAAGGTCCCGACTTCCCGACTGGCGCCAACATCGTCGGCCGCGACGCCATCTACTCGGCGTACAAGACCGGCCGCGGGCGCATCCGCGTCCGCGCCGAGTTCGAGGTCGAAGAGTGGAAGACAGATCGCGATCGCATCGTCATCACCGAGATCCCCTACCAGCAGAACAAGGCGAAGTTAGTCGAGCGAATCGCCGACGACGTCAACGAGGGCGTCATCGAAGGCATCTCCGACCTGCGCGACGAGTCCGACCGCAACGGCGTCCGGATCGTCGTCGAACTCAAGCGGGGCGCCAATACGGAGATCGTCGAGAACCAGCTGCTCGAAAACCACCTCGAGAAGACCTTCGGCGTGATCAACCTCGCGCTCGTCGACGGTCAGCCGCAGGTCCTGACGCTCAAAGAGACGTTAGAAGAGTACATCTCACACCGTCGCGAGGTCGTCCGCCGACGATCCGAACACGACCTCGCCGAGGCCGAAGAGCGCGCCCACATCCTCGAGGGCCGGCTCAAGGCGCTCGACATGATCGACGACGTGGTCGAACTCATCCGCAACTCCGAGAACCGCGACGAGGCCCGCAGCGGCCTCGAGACCGAGTTCGGCTTCTCCGAGATGCAGGCGGCCCACATCGTCCGGATGCAACTGGGCAGCCTCACCAACATGGAGGCCGCGGAGATCCAGGAAGAGTACGAAGCGGTCCAGGACGAGATCGAGTACCTGACCGAGATATTGGAGAACGAATCCCGCTTACTCGAGGTCATCACGGACGAACTGGAGGCGATCACGGACGAGTACGACGACGATCGACGTACCTCGATCATCGAGGACGTCGGCACCGTCACGCACGAGGACCTCATCCCAGAGGAGGAGGTCTTCATCGTCATGACCGAGGACGATTACGTAAAGCGCATGCCGGCCTCGAACTTCGACCCGCAGGGTCGTGGCGGGAAGGGGATCATCGGCTGCGACGTCAAAGAGGGTGATCGCGTGACGACCGTCTTCCAGGCCAACACGCACGACTATCTGCTCTGTTTCACCAACCAGGGCCAGGTCTACCAGCTCAAGGCCTACGAGATTCCGGAGATGAGCCGGACGGCCAGGGGGAAGTCCGCCGTCAACATCCTCGACCTCGATCCGGGCGAGGAACTCACGGCCATCGTCGACACGGACGCCTTCGGCGACGACGAGTACGTGACGATGGTCACCCGCGACGGCTACGTCAAGCGGACCCGGGGCGACGAATTCGACAACATCCTCACGACGGGCATCATCGCTGCCTCGCTAGAGGAGGGTGACGAACTCGTGGACGTCGAGGTCACCGACGGCACGAACGACCTCGTCATCGGGACCGAACGGGGGATGACTATCCGGTTCGACGAGACCGAAGCGCGCGCCATGGGACGCAACGCCCGCGGCGTCAACGGCATCGACCTGGAGGAGGGAGACGCCGTCGCCGGCCTCGTCGCCACAGACGGCGACGCCGGCCGGGCCCTCCTGACCGTCACCGAAAACGGCTACGGCAAACGGACCCTCCTCTCCGAGTATCGCACCCAATCGCGGTACGGGAAGGGATTGATCGACATCAAGACCAACGATCGAAACGGGCCGGTCACCGCGCTGAAAGCCGTGACGCCGGACGATCACCTCGTCATCATGAGCGAACGCGGGCAGATCATGCGTACACGAGCGGGCGAGATATCGACGGTCGGCCGGAACACGATGGGGGTGACGGTGATGGACGTCGACAGCGACGACGCCGTCGCGAGCGTCGACGTCCTGCCGGTGACCGACGCCGCAGACGCAGCAGACGAATGA
- a CDS encoding Rrf2 family transcriptional regulator: MSSIELTSSQKMILRALTNLHAGDEDAVKGEDIAEQVDRNPGTIRNQMQSLKALQLVEGVPGPKGGYKPTAKAFEALGVQQLDEPAPVPLAVEGEVVDDVVVEEIDLSSVHHPDLCRAEIYIQGSLDVTDDERVRVGPTPLSKLVVEGTLDGRDDTNNVLILEIEEMVAPADDPAH, from the coding sequence ATGTCGTCCATCGAACTCACCTCCAGCCAGAAGATGATCCTGCGGGCGCTGACCAATTTACACGCTGGAGACGAGGACGCCGTCAAAGGCGAGGACATCGCCGAACAGGTCGATCGCAATCCAGGAACGATCCGCAACCAGATGCAGAGCCTGAAAGCCCTCCAGCTCGTCGAAGGCGTCCCCGGGCCGAAAGGAGGGTACAAGCCGACGGCGAAGGCCTTCGAGGCCCTCGGCGTACAGCAACTCGACGAACCGGCGCCGGTTCCGCTCGCCGTCGAGGGCGAGGTCGTCGACGACGTCGTCGTCGAAGAGATCGACCTCTCGAGCGTCCATCACCCGGACCTCTGCCGCGCGGAGATCTACATTCAGGGCTCACTCGACGTGACGGACGACGAACGCGTCCGGGTCGGTCCGACCCCACTCTCGAAACTCGTCGTCGAAGGAACCCTCGACGGGAGAGACGACACCAACAACGTCCTCATTCTGGAGATCGAGGAGATGGTCGCCCCCGCGGACGACCCGGCACACTGA
- a CDS encoding NAD(P)/FAD-dependent oxidoreductase, translating to MSTDVVVLGSGYAGAGAVKSLQSSLGPDAELTWISEIDYHLVLHEVHRVIREPAVQADITVPIDDIADRSTRFVEDTVVSVDTDDRLVALESGDPVSYDYLLVALGSQTAFYGIPGLDEHSHTLKSLNDALSIHEAIRAAGEEATRSDPAQIVVGGAGLSGIQTAGEIAEFRDRNRAPFEIHLVEAMEEIFPGHDPSIQGALRSRLEDANVTIHTDDPITEATDEAIEFDESDPLSYDVLVWTGGITGQDALDGAELDDQHNRVETESTFRTSDERVFAIGDSAIVDQGERPAPPTAQAAWQAAAVVGENITRAIEGRPLRTWQYEDKGTVVSIGERAVAHDVTPAFGVSLPVTTFGGFPARNLKKLIAARWIADLTGWNDARKRWSAL from the coding sequence ATGAGCACCGACGTCGTCGTACTCGGATCCGGTTACGCCGGAGCCGGTGCGGTCAAGTCGCTTCAATCGTCACTCGGTCCAGACGCCGAGCTGACCTGGATCTCCGAGATCGACTATCACCTCGTTCTGCACGAAGTCCACCGCGTCATCCGCGAGCCGGCCGTTCAGGCCGACATCACCGTTCCGATCGACGACATCGCCGATCGATCGACGCGGTTCGTAGAAGACACCGTCGTCTCCGTCGACACAGACGACAGGCTCGTCGCACTCGAATCCGGCGACCCCGTCTCGTACGACTACCTTCTCGTCGCTCTGGGCAGTCAGACCGCGTTCTACGGCATTCCGGGGCTCGACGAACACTCACACACCCTGAAGAGCTTGAACGACGCCCTCTCGATCCACGAGGCCATTCGAGCCGCGGGCGAGGAGGCGACCCGCAGCGACCCTGCACAGATCGTGGTCGGCGGCGCAGGTCTGTCGGGTATCCAGACCGCCGGCGAGATCGCCGAGTTTCGTGACCGTAACCGCGCCCCGTTCGAGATCCACCTCGTCGAGGCGATGGAGGAGATCTTCCCGGGACACGACCCGTCGATCCAGGGGGCCCTGCGATCGCGCCTGGAAGACGCCAACGTGACGATCCACACCGACGATCCGATCACGGAGGCGACCGACGAGGCCATCGAGTTCGACGAGAGCGATCCCCTCTCCTACGACGTCCTCGTCTGGACCGGCGGCATCACCGGGCAGGACGCACTCGACGGCGCCGAGCTCGACGACCAGCACAACCGCGTCGAGACGGAGTCGACCTTCCGGACGTCGGACGAGCGCGTCTTCGCGATCGGCGACTCCGCGATCGTCGACCAGGGCGAACGGCCCGCCCCCCCGACCGCGCAGGCCGCCTGGCAGGCCGCGGCGGTCGTCGGCGAGAACATCACCCGCGCGATCGAGGGACGCCCGCTCCGGACCTGGCAGTACGAGGACAAGGGGACGGTCGTCTCGATCGGTGAGCGCGCCGTGGCCCACGACGTCACGCCCGCCTTCGGCGTCTCCCTTCCAGTTACGACATTTGGCGGCTTCCCGGCTCGGAATCTGAAGAAGCTGATCGCCGCCCGCTGGATCGCCGACCTGACCGGCTGGAACGACGCGCGAAAACGCTGGTCGGCGCTGTAG
- the rocF gene encoding arginase: protein MTRTVRIIGAPVDYGANRRGVDMGPSAIRYAGLSDQLAAADIEPADDGDLFVPRAEERDPDEGSLDHDNAKFVDEVRGACVRLADRVEETLAEDVFPLVLGGDHSISIGTMHGASRDADIGVIWFDAHADLNTPSTSPSGNVHGMPLAAALGYDEFADEDWATAPNVRESSVAYVGLRSVDEREREVIGDSDITAFTMADIDERGITAVVEDALAVATDDTDGLHVSLDLDWLDPSAAPGVGTPVRGGVTYREAHSALETVADHDARHGSFRSMDVVEVNPILDESNETASVATEIVASAFGKRTL from the coding sequence ATGACTCGTACCGTGCGAATCATCGGTGCGCCGGTCGACTACGGCGCGAACCGACGCGGCGTCGACATGGGGCCGTCTGCCATTCGATACGCCGGCCTGTCCGACCAGCTTGCCGCAGCCGACATCGAGCCAGCCGACGACGGCGACCTCTTCGTTCCGCGAGCGGAAGAACGCGATCCGGACGAGGGCTCGCTCGATCACGACAACGCGAAGTTCGTCGACGAAGTCAGGGGCGCCTGCGTCCGTCTCGCCGATCGGGTCGAGGAGACGCTCGCCGAAGACGTGTTTCCGCTCGTCCTCGGCGGCGACCACTCCATCTCCATCGGGACGATGCACGGCGCCTCCCGCGACGCCGATATCGGCGTGATCTGGTTCGACGCGCACGCGGACCTGAACACGCCGTCGACGTCGCCGAGCGGTAACGTCCACGGAATGCCCCTCGCCGCGGCCCTGGGATACGACGAGTTCGCCGACGAGGACTGGGCGACCGCGCCGAACGTCCGCGAATCGTCCGTGGCCTACGTCGGGCTCCGGAGCGTCGACGAGCGCGAGCGTGAGGTGATCGGCGACAGCGACATCACGGCGTTCACCATGGCCGACATCGACGAACGCGGGATCACGGCCGTCGTCGAGGACGCGCTGGCGGTCGCGACGGACGACACGGATGGCCTGCACGTGAGTCTCGACCTCGACTGGCTCGATCCGTCGGCCGCACCCGGCGTCGGCACGCCGGTACGCGGCGGTGTCACCTATCGCGAGGCTCACTCGGCGCTCGAAACCGTCGCGGATCACGACGCACGACACGGCTCGTTCCGGTCGATGGACGTCGTCGAGGTGAACCCCATCCTCGACGAATCCAACGAGACGGCCTCCGTCGCGACGGAGATCGTCGCTAGCGCGTTTGGCAAACGAACCCTGTAG
- a CDS encoding DNA topoisomerase VI subunit B yields the protein MTSFQSSLGDESEIAQELAESQQAISIAEFFEKNKHMLGFDSGARGLVTAVKEAVDNALDAAEEAAILPDIYVEIQEVGQYYRLIVEDNGPGITKESLPKVFGKLLYGSRFHAREQSRGQQGIGISAAVLYSQLTSGKPAKITSRTQGSADAQYYELIVDTDENEPEISVDEQTTWDRPHGTRIEIEMEANMRARQQLHDYIKHTAVVNPHARIELKEPNEHFKFERVTDQLPDETEEIRPHPHGVELGTVLKMLAATDSHSVSGFLQNEFTRVGKKTAESVIEAFRDRHFGRGMTWPAPASGEDTDVAAVVTEATANKGADATENFATAIADEIDAAGRVAYHEVHEIVDAAAEETEETHGTTFGTTVRENAVEAAWLELAPVAASDVDAVEETRTAADLYRRVNDATSSRKDDAVIDAFAGRLAGKFADEDDHRHRLTWATLRSHVDRAADLTEDRDDTSFGETARENVTDELWGLMRTVPDDPPLVRELADDRDGASDLVEAMRSTDIMAPPTRCLSPITDELIEAGLKKEFDADFYAAATRDAGVSGGDPFVVEAGIAYGGELDAEGSVDVLRFANRVPLVYQRGACATTDVVKSIGWRNYGLDQPGGSGLPNGPAVVMIHVASTNVPFTSESKDAVANVPEIEDEIELAIREAARDLKRYLNKRRSMQQRREKRNKLGTILPEMAAKLATVTEREPLDIDDSIARIMNNVLVERSVEDGSVTITVENNSSSNADVELTDIVSVEPQETNGAQVIEMDGEWFVKWAETVSSGDEAALEYRVDGDAEFDLDVAGIEEELLTVNT from the coding sequence ATGACGTCGTTCCAGTCGTCGCTCGGCGACGAATCCGAGATCGCCCAGGAGCTGGCAGAGAGCCAGCAGGCGATCTCCATCGCCGAGTTCTTCGAGAAGAACAAGCACATGCTCGGCTTCGACAGCGGCGCGCGAGGCCTCGTCACGGCCGTGAAAGAGGCCGTCGACAACGCCCTCGACGCCGCCGAAGAGGCCGCTATTCTCCCGGACATCTACGTCGAAATACAGGAAGTCGGGCAGTACTACCGCCTGATCGTCGAGGACAACGGACCCGGGATCACGAAAGAGTCCCTCCCGAAAGTCTTCGGAAAGCTCCTCTACGGCTCACGCTTTCACGCTCGCGAGCAAAGCCGCGGTCAGCAGGGGATCGGGATCTCGGCAGCCGTCCTCTACTCGCAACTGACCAGTGGCAAACCGGCGAAGATCACCAGCCGAACGCAGGGGTCGGCCGACGCGCAGTACTACGAACTGATCGTCGATACGGACGAGAACGAACCCGAGATCAGCGTCGACGAGCAGACGACGTGGGATCGTCCGCACGGGACGCGCATCGAAATCGAGATGGAGGCCAACATGCGGGCCCGCCAGCAGCTCCACGACTACATCAAACACACGGCGGTCGTCAACCCCCACGCGCGGATCGAACTGAAAGAACCGAACGAGCACTTCAAGTTCGAGCGGGTGACAGACCAGCTACCCGACGAGACCGAAGAGATCCGTCCGCACCCCCACGGCGTCGAACTCGGCACCGTGCTCAAGATGCTGGCTGCGACCGATTCACACTCGGTCTCCGGATTCCTCCAGAACGAGTTCACCCGCGTGGGCAAGAAGACGGCCGAATCTGTCATCGAGGCGTTCCGCGATCGCCACTTCGGACGCGGGATGACGTGGCCAGCGCCTGCGAGTGGGGAGGACACGGACGTTGCTGCGGTCGTGACCGAGGCGACGGCGAACAAGGGAGCCGACGCGACGGAAAACTTCGCGACGGCAATCGCGGACGAGATCGACGCCGCCGGGCGGGTCGCATACCACGAAGTCCACGAGATCGTCGACGCTGCGGCGGAGGAGACGGAGGAGACCCACGGAACGACGTTTGGCACGACCGTCAGGGAGAACGCCGTAGAGGCCGCGTGGCTCGAACTCGCGCCCGTCGCCGCCTCGGACGTCGACGCCGTAGAGGAGACCCGCACAGCCGCGGATCTCTATCGCCGAGTCAACGACGCGACGAGTTCCCGAAAAGACGACGCCGTCATCGACGCCTTTGCGGGACGACTGGCCGGAAAGTTCGCAGACGAGGACGACCACAGACACCGACTCACATGGGCGACGCTGCGCTCGCACGTCGATCGGGCCGCCGATTTGACCGAGGATCGCGACGACACGAGTTTCGGTGAGACCGCCCGCGAGAACGTCACGGACGAACTCTGGGGGCTGATGCGCACAGTGCCGGACGATCCGCCATTGGTACGAGAACTCGCTGACGATCGTGACGGCGCCAGCGACCTCGTCGAGGCGATGCGGTCGACCGACATCATGGCTCCGCCGACGCGGTGTCTCTCCCCGATCACGGACGAGCTGATCGAAGCCGGCCTGAAGAAGGAGTTCGACGCGGACTTCTACGCGGCGGCGACTCGCGACGCCGGGGTATCGGGCGGCGATCCGTTCGTCGTCGAGGCCGGCATCGCCTACGGCGGAGAACTCGACGCCGAGGGGAGCGTAGACGTCCTGCGGTTCGCGAACCGTGTCCCGCTCGTCTACCAGCGAGGGGCCTGCGCGACGACGGACGTCGTCAAGTCGATCGGCTGGCGCAACTACGGACTGGACCAGCCAGGTGGGTCCGGGCTACCCAACGGCCCCGCCGTGGTCATGATCCACGTCGCGTCGACGAACGTGCCCTTCACCAGCGAGTCCAAGGACGCCGTCGCGAACGTACCGGAGATCGAAGACGAGATCGAACTCGCGATCCGCGAGGCGGCGCGCGATCTCAAACGCTATCTGAACAAGCGCCGCTCGATGCAACAGCGCCGGGAGAAGCGCAACAAACTCGGGACGATCCTCCCAGAGATGGCCGCAAAGCTCGCGACCGTCACTGAGCGAGAGCCGCTCGATATCGACGACTCGATCGCTCGAATCATGAACAACGTGCTGGTCGAACGGTCCGTCGAGGACGGCTCGGTCACGATCACGGTCGAAAACAACTCGTCGTCGAACGCCGACGTCGAACTGACCGACATCGTCTCCGTCGAACCCCAGGAGACCAACGGGGCCCAAGTGATCGAGATGGACGGTGAGTGGTTCGTCAAATGGGCCGAAACCGTGAGTTCGGGGGACGAGGCGGCACTCGAATACCGCGTCGATGGTGATGCCGAGTTCGATCTCGACGTCGCGGGTATCGAGGAGGAACTGCTGACGGTGAACACATAA
- a CDS encoding metal-dependent transcriptional regulator, translating to MMLSDVMEDYLKVIYQLERDRDERIRTSEIADDLDVTSPTVTSMVEKLEERGLLDREKYNGVTLTQEGETVAIEVVRHHRLLEAYLAEHLDYDWAEVHEEADRLEHYISENFEERLAAALGDPDVDPHGSPIPGADLEAPCSRPGESVGEFKAGDTVVVEEVADDDPDVLSYLADRGVEPDVELEILERAPFGMITARAAGSDRTISLPEDVAAHVRVRRPIDVDR from the coding sequence ATGATGCTGAGCGACGTCATGGAAGATTACCTCAAGGTGATCTACCAGCTAGAGCGCGACCGGGACGAACGGATCCGCACCTCGGAGATCGCCGACGATCTGGACGTGACGTCGCCGACCGTGACGAGCATGGTCGAAAAGCTAGAGGAGCGTGGCCTCCTCGATCGCGAGAAGTACAACGGCGTCACGCTCACCCAGGAGGGCGAAACCGTCGCGATCGAAGTCGTCAGACACCACCGCTTGCTCGAAGCCTACCTGGCCGAGCACTTAGATTACGACTGGGCCGAGGTCCACGAGGAGGCGGATCGGCTCGAACACTACATCAGTGAGAACTTCGAGGAACGGCTCGCCGCCGCGCTCGGTGATCCCGACGTCGATCCGCACGGTTCTCCGATCCCGGGCGCCGACCTCGAAGCGCCGTGTTCGCGCCCCGGCGAATCGGTTGGCGAATTCAAGGCGGGCGACACCGTCGTCGTCGAGGAGGTCGCAGACGACGATCCGGACGTCCTCTCGTACCTCGCCGACCGCGGCGTCGAACCCGACGTGGAACTCGAGATACTCGAGCGCGCGCCGTTCGGAATGATCACCGCTCGGGCCGCCGGTTCGGATCGGACGATTTCGCTCCCCGAGGACGTCGCGGCACACGTCCGCGTTCGTCGGCCGATAGACGTAGACCGGTGA
- the gyrB gene encoding DNA topoisomerase (ATP-hydrolyzing) subunit B: protein MSQEREYGAGQIQVLEGLEAVRKRPAMYIGSTDSRGLHHLVYEVVDNSIDEALAGHCEEITVTIHEDDSVSVVDDGRGIPVDTHDEYDRPALEVILTVLHAGGKFDSKSYQVSGGLHGVGVSVVNALSERLEVTVTRDGGVYEHGFDRGEPDGNMSMVGEPDDSDETGTAIRFWPDSEIFETLAFSYATLSKRLRELAFLNSGVAITLRDEREVDAEGVVLSETFEYEGGIREFVEYINETRSPLHRDIVYFTGEEANIHVEVAMQATEELQGSIHAFANNINTREGGSHLTGFKTALTRVVNDYANENDLLSDLDENLKGEDIREGLTAVISVKHPDPQFEGQTKTKLGNSEVRGIVEGAMHDGLATYFEENPDTAQAIVLKAVEAAKARKAAKKAEELTRRKSALDSTALPGKLADCQTRDPDEAELFIAEGDSAGGSAKQARNPDYQAILPIKGKILNVEKHRLDRILENDEIRNMITAIGAGIGDEFDIDDVRYKKIIMATDADVDGAHIRTLLLTFFYRHMRPLLEHGYVYATQPPLYRIRYRGDTYDAMTDEERDEIVEEECNGNPSQVQRFKGLGEMNPEQLWDTTMNPENRILKRVSVEDAAEADRMFSILMGDAVGPRKEFIKEHAPEAEWVDI from the coding sequence ATGTCACAGGAACGAGAGTACGGCGCCGGTCAGATCCAGGTCCTGGAGGGTCTGGAGGCCGTGCGGAAACGGCCGGCGATGTACATCGGCTCTACCGACTCACGCGGACTCCACCATCTGGTCTACGAGGTCGTCGACAATTCCATCGACGAGGCGCTCGCGGGCCACTGTGAGGAGATCACCGTCACGATTCACGAGGACGATTCGGTCAGCGTGGTCGACGACGGCCGCGGTATCCCCGTCGACACGCACGACGAGTACGACCGGCCTGCCCTGGAGGTCATCCTCACCGTCCTCCACGCCGGCGGGAAGTTCGACAGCAAGTCCTACCAGGTCTCCGGCGGCCTCCACGGCGTCGGCGTCTCCGTCGTCAACGCCCTCTCCGAACGCCTCGAAGTGACCGTCACCCGCGACGGCGGCGTCTACGAACACGGCTTCGACCGCGGCGAACCCGACGGGAACATGTCGATGGTCGGCGAACCCGACGATTCCGACGAGACCGGGACGGCGATTCGCTTCTGGCCCGACAGCGAGATCTTCGAGACGCTCGCGTTCTCCTACGCGACGCTGTCGAAACGCCTGCGAGAACTCGCGTTCTTGAACTCGGGCGTGGCAATCACCCTCCGCGACGAGCGTGAGGTCGACGCGGAGGGTGTCGTCCTCTCGGAAACGTTCGAGTACGAGGGTGGGATCCGCGAGTTCGTCGAGTACATAAACGAGACGCGCTCGCCGCTCCATCGCGATATCGTCTACTTCACCGGCGAAGAGGCCAACATCCACGTCGAGGTCGCCATGCAGGCGACCGAAGAACTCCAGGGATCGATCCACGCCTTCGCGAACAACATCAACACTCGTGAGGGTGGCTCACACCTCACCGGATTCAAGACCGCACTCACGCGCGTCGTCAACGACTACGCGAACGAGAACGACCTCCTCTCCGATCTCGACGAGAACCTGAAGGGCGAGGACATTCGCGAGGGGCTGACCGCCGTCATCTCCGTCAAGCACCCCGACCCCCAGTTCGAGGGCCAGACGAAGACGAAACTCGGCAACAGCGAGGTCCGCGGTATCGTCGAAGGCGCGATGCACGACGGACTGGCGACCTACTTCGAGGAGAACCCGGACACGGCCCAGGCGATCGTCCTGAAGGCCGTCGAAGCAGCGAAGGCTCGCAAGGCCGCCAAGAAGGCCGAAGAGTTGACGCGACGAAAATCCGCACTCGATTCGACTGCGCTCCCCGGTAAACTCGCCGACTGCCAGACGCGCGACCCCGACGAGGCCGAACTCTTCATCGCCGAGGGTGACTCGGCTGGCGGCAGCGCGAAGCAGGCCCGCAATCCCGATTACCAGGCCATCCTCCCGATCAAGGGCAAGATCCTGAACGTCGAGAAACACCGCCTCGATCGCATCCTCGAGAACGACGAGATCCGCAACATGATCACCGCCATCGGGGCCGGAATCGGTGACGAGTTCGACATCGACGACGTCCGCTACAAGAAGATCATCATGGCGACCGACGCCGACGTCGACGGCGCGCACATTCGAACCCTGCTGCTGACGTTCTTCTACCGTCACATGCGGCCGTTACTCGAGCACGGTTACGTCTATGCCACCCAGCCGCCGCTGTATCGTATCCGATATCGTGGGGACACCTACGACGCCATGACCGACGAAGAGCGCGACGAGATCGTCGAGGAAGAGTGCAACGGCAACCCCTCGCAGGTCCAGCGCTTCAAAGGCCTCGGCGAGATGAACCCCGAGCAGCTCTGGGACACGACGATGAACCCCGAGAACCGCATCCTCAAACGCGTCTCCGTCGAAGACGCCGCCGAGGCCGACCGCATGTTCTCGATCCTGATGGGCGACGCCGTCGGCCCGCGCAAGGAGTTCATCAAAGAGCACGCACCCGAGGCCGAGTGGGTGGATATATGA